From the genome of Scytonema hofmannii PCC 7110, one region includes:
- a CDS encoding ATP-binding protein, translating into MYLHNCPEFQLFLEYTPTAVAMFDRHMRYMAATRRWLTDYGFQQESYIGREHYEVFPQTPDIWKTVHQLCLTGYTENASTDSFVREDGSVEWVKWKGYPWYDSNGEIGGTIFSSEIITEGKYTQEAVVKKQTALATTIRDISQPKWAETGVGKSAAQFRALAKREQLLNRLASQIRNSLDLDTVIETAIQEIQQLLQIDRCTFCWYKPDTNPPIWEAIKEARNPNLPAVLGCYPEILIGSVHQQLLNQEIVRIDDVATFADSNFRQLVQSLGYQSTIQLPFKTRSGDIGVISCAQCSYPRPWTDSEVELLQAVIAQLAIAVNQAELYRHTRQAAVNAQKQAYQLERTLEELKKTQTQLVQSEKMSSLGQLVAGVAHEINNPVNFIFGNIVHANGYVEDLLNLLKLYQQTYPQPSLEILEEIEAVDLDFLMMDLPKLLTSMKMGADRIREIVRSLRSFSRHDEAQMKAVDIREGIDSTLMILQHRLKATTTRPEIEVIKNYEPLGPIACYAGQLNQVFMNLLANAIDALEEQWSRSNFAIYNSQLALTTFGCGKSSLLQESQIFHPKIRINTEIVKGNYVAICIADNGSGMTPEVQNRLFDPFFTTKPVGVGTGLGLSISYQIVEKHGGKLYCRSKLGQGTEFVVEIPIHHL; encoded by the coding sequence ATGTACTTGCACAACTGTCCAGAATTCCAACTGTTTTTGGAGTATACACCCACAGCAGTGGCCATGTTTGACCGCCACATGCGTTACATGGCAGCCACCCGCAGATGGTTAACAGACTACGGTTTCCAACAGGAAAGCTATATTGGTCGCGAGCATTATGAGGTTTTTCCTCAAACTCCCGACATATGGAAAACAGTGCATCAACTGTGTTTGACTGGTTATACCGAAAACGCGTCAACTGACAGTTTTGTCCGGGAAGATGGTTCTGTGGAGTGGGTGAAATGGAAGGGTTACCCTTGGTATGACAGCAATGGTGAAATAGGCGGCACAATTTTCTCTTCTGAAATCATTACCGAAGGCAAGTACACTCAAGAGGCAGTGGTTAAGAAACAAACAGCATTAGCCACAACTATTAGAGACATTTCACAACCCAAGTGGGCTGAAACGGGTGTTGGCAAATCAGCAGCACAGTTTCGAGCGCTAGCAAAGAGAGAGCAACTACTCAATAGGTTAGCGAGTCAAATCCGTAACTCTCTTGACCTAGATACAGTTATTGAAACAGCAATCCAAGAAATACAGCAGTTGTTGCAAATTGATCGTTGTACCTTCTGTTGGTACAAACCAGATACCAACCCACCAATTTGGGAAGCTATCAAGGAAGCAAGAAATCCAAATTTACCTGCAGTACTGGGTTGTTACCCGGAGATTCTTATTGGTTCGGTTCATCAGCAGCTGTTAAACCAAGAAATCGTTCGGATAGATGATGTGGCAACTTTTGCTGATTCCAATTTTCGGCAGTTAGTTCAATCTTTGGGATACCAATCAACAATACAGTTACCGTTTAAAACACGTTCTGGTGACATTGGAGTTATATCCTGCGCTCAATGCAGTTACCCGCGTCCTTGGACTGATAGTGAAGTAGAACTTTTACAAGCAGTTATTGCTCAGTTAGCGATCGCTGTCAACCAAGCTGAACTTTATCGACACACTCGTCAAGCTGCAGTCAATGCCCAAAAACAAGCATATCAACTTGAAAGAACTTTAGAAGAACTGAAAAAAACGCAAACTCAACTTGTACAAAGTGAAAAAATGTCCAGTCTGGGACAACTGGTTGCTGGAGTCGCCCATGAAATCAACAATCCAGTCAATTTTATTTTTGGCAATATAGTTCATGCCAATGGCTACGTAGAGGATTTGTTAAATTTGCTGAAACTTTACCAGCAAACATATCCCCAGCCCTCTCTAGAAATTCTTGAGGAAATCGAAGCTGTTGATTTGGACTTTTTGATGATGGACTTGCCAAAGCTGTTAACTTCCATGAAAATGGGAGCCGATCGCATTCGTGAAATTGTCCGTTCGTTACGCAGCTTTTCCCGTCATGATGAAGCCCAAATGAAAGCAGTGGATATTCGTGAGGGAATTGACAGTACACTCATGATTTTACAACATCGACTCAAGGCAACAACAACTCGTCCTGAAATTGAAGTTATTAAAAATTATGAGCCTCTTGGGCCAATTGCTTGCTACGCCGGACAGCTAAACCAAGTGTTTATGAATTTGCTTGCAAATGCCATTGATGCGTTGGAAGAGCAATGGAGTCGAAGCAATTTTGCAATTTACAATTCACAGCTTGCATTGACAACTTTCGGATGTGGTAAGAGTTCTTTACTGCAAGAATCTCAAATTTTCCATCCTAAAATCCGCATAAATACTGAGATAGTTAAGGGTAATTATGTTGCTATTTGCATTGCTGACAATGGTTCGGGTATGACTCCAGAAGTTCAAAATCGACTATTTGATCCATTTTTTACGACGAAACCTGTTGGTGTTGGTACGGGTTTAGGGCTGTCAATTAGCTACCAGATCGTTGAGAAACATGGAGGGAAACTTTACTGTCGTAGCAAGTTGGGTCAAGGCACTGAATTTGTTGTTGAGATACCGATTCATCATCTTTGA
- a CDS encoding pentapeptide repeat-containing protein, whose protein sequence is MAHNYQRAKLRGKSFKGQDLTGADFSYSDIRGADFTGAFLKGANFSHVKAGLQRRWVIATVIIALLLSAISGLLSATGGSLIGCILANGNRENTYVAAVSLTVLFVFFLITMRQGVAAAFGFLAVAVTWTAVAGVTWAGIVAVTWARAGTQTGIMELATFVAVVVTGAIAALAAATGVVIIAGAAAMAGAVAGLLAVAVTVSVAGAVAGVGVVAAVRIGGPVVGSLAGAVAVLTIFLSADIGCRALFEDERQIWVRNVALDFVTRRGTNFQGSNLTDANFTQARLKNTNFNKSILTRTCWFQAKMLNRADVRDSYLEDKNLRQLLVTKDLQGKTLDGWDLQSMNLQGANLKDASFIAAKLNESNLQDADLSRANLTGTQLDKTDLRGATLTGTYIGDWGVTPETKLDGVHCDYIFMYVPTKDNPNPHRLPANWDRTFKEGEFTQLMTPVPKLSKI, encoded by the coding sequence GTGGCTCATAACTACCAGCGTGCCAAACTCAGAGGTAAATCCTTCAAAGGGCAAGACTTAACAGGCGCAGATTTCTCCTATTCAGATATCCGAGGTGCTGACTTTACGGGTGCCTTCCTTAAAGGAGCAAACTTCAGTCATGTTAAAGCGGGACTGCAACGTCGTTGGGTAATTGCCACAGTCATTATTGCATTACTACTATCAGCTATATCGGGATTGCTATCAGCTACTGGTGGTTCTCTCATAGGATGTATTCTCGCTAATGGGAACCGTGAAAATACTTATGTAGCTGCCGTTAGTTTAACAGTGTTGTTTGTCTTTTTTCTCATCACTATGCGCCAAGGAGTAGCAGCCGCTTTTGGTTTTTTGGCAGTAGCAGTGACATGGACAGCTGTAGCAGGAGTCACATGGGCTGGGATAGTAGCAGTGACATGGGCGAGGGCTGGAACTCAGACAGGAATTATGGAATTGGCAACATTTGTGGCAGTCGTCGTCACAGGAGCGATCGCAGCGCTCGCCGCAGCGACGGGTGTTGTTATTATAGCAGGGGCAGCAGCGATGGCAGGGGCTGTTGCTGGATTATTGGCAGTCGCAGTGACAGTGTCTGTAGCAGGGGCTGTCGCTGGGGTAGGAGTGGTAGCAGCCGTTAGGATAGGAGGTCCGGTCGTAGGATCGTTAGCAGGAGCAGTCGCAGTCTTGACAATATTCCTGTCTGCTGACATTGGTTGTCGCGCACTCTTTGAAGATGAAAGACAAATCTGGGTTCGCAATGTTGCTCTGGATTTTGTCACAAGGCGTGGAACGAATTTTCAAGGTAGCAATTTGACAGATGCCAACTTTACACAGGCAAGACTAAAAAACACCAATTTCAACAAATCTATCCTGACACGTACTTGCTGGTTTCAGGCAAAAATGCTGAATCGGGCTGATGTTAGGGATTCTTATCTTGAAGATAAGAATTTACGACAACTGCTAGTTACAAAAGATTTACAAGGCAAAACTCTTGATGGCTGGGATTTACAAAGTATGAATTTGCAGGGCGCAAATTTGAAAGATGCTAGCTTCATTGCAGCCAAGCTAAATGAATCGAATTTGCAAGATGCCGATCTTTCCAGAGCAAATCTTACAGGAACACAACTAGACAAAACAGATTTGAGAGGTGCAACTCTGACAGGTACATACATCGGAGACTGGGGCGTTACTCCGGAGACAAAGCTAGATGGCGTACATTGTGACTATATTTTTATGTACGTGCCAACAAAAGATAATCCCAATCCCCATCGTCTACCTGCTAACTGGGATCGGACGTTTAAAGAAGGTGAATTTACTCAATTAATGACCCCGGTGCCTAAGTTATCAAAGATTTAG
- a CDS encoding DUF3611 family protein, with the protein MSNELNSYLPVPTKQKFAATFHVVRPISFWIQLALGAVSSLALFLAIFSRSSTVQTTTNSVMGFGVFFGIIGILVLCFRLYWVNRYRRLDKLLQSPNRELHPSKEDVIQVLRIGLIVSLIGLLLAFLASEVTVIAVVSKALALPQGVAVYRPENVIRSLDLFVVLANINLIGAHLVGGATSLGLLNWLDQ; encoded by the coding sequence ATGTCAAATGAGTTGAATTCATACCTACCTGTACCAACTAAGCAAAAATTTGCAGCTACTTTTCACGTAGTAAGGCCGATTAGCTTCTGGATACAGTTAGCACTAGGCGCTGTTTCTAGCTTGGCTTTGTTCTTGGCAATATTTAGCCGTAGTTCCACTGTTCAAACAACGACGAATTCGGTCATGGGGTTTGGAGTCTTTTTTGGTATTATTGGAATTTTAGTGCTGTGTTTCAGGCTCTATTGGGTGAACCGCTACAGGCGTTTAGATAAACTTTTACAGTCCCCTAACCGCGAACTACATCCAAGCAAAGAGGACGTAATTCAAGTATTACGCATTGGATTAATCGTCAGTTTGATAGGGCTATTGTTAGCTTTTTTAGCATCTGAAGTAACCGTTATTGCTGTAGTATCGAAAGCTTTAGCTCTACCTCAAGGAGTGGCAGTCTACAGACCTGAAAATGTCATTCGTTCCCTAGATCTTTTTGTAGTTTTGGCAAACATCAATCTAATTGGGGCTCACCTTGTAGGAGGCGCTACTTCACTTGGGCTGCTTAACTGGTTAGATCAATAG
- a CDS encoding GNAT family N-acetyltransferase — protein sequence MSCLQIREDDLTGKKIADFLREHLENMNEITPPESVHALDLEALRSPDITFWSAWEGAELLGCGALKELDSRSGEVKSMRTAKAHRNRGVASKILEHIIKKADLRAYDCLYLETGAMPEFAPARALYIRYGFEYRGPFAEYIDDPNSVFMAKKLARSASRND from the coding sequence ATGAGTTGTTTGCAAATTCGCGAAGATGATCTGACAGGTAAAAAGATCGCTGACTTTCTCCGTGAACATCTCGAAAATATGAATGAGATTACACCGCCAGAAAGCGTTCATGCTCTTGATTTAGAGGCATTGCGATCGCCCGATATTACCTTCTGGTCGGCTTGGGAGGGAGCGGAATTACTCGGATGCGGGGCACTGAAAGAACTAGACTCAAGAAGTGGTGAAGTCAAATCAATGCGTACCGCCAAGGCACACCGCAATAGGGGTGTCGCCTCAAAGATTCTTGAACACATCATTAAAAAAGCCGACCTGCGTGCTTACGATTGCCTGTATTTGGAAACAGGGGCAATGCCAGAGTTCGCCCCGGCACGGGCCTTGTACATACGGTATGGGTTCGAGTATCGAGGTCCCTTCGCTGAATACATTGACGACCCGAATAGCGTGTTTATGGCGAAAAAGCTCGCTCGATCTGCTTCTAGAAATGATTAG
- a CDS encoding response regulator transcription factor produces the protein MNRILIAEDNLRITAFLETGLKAHGFITTVVIKASDALSLADSNNFDLLILDLGLPDKDGLDVLQELRGRGETFPIIVLTARDGVDDTVAGLEGGADDYITKPFRFEELLARIRVQLRNSHVPRAKEETILRVGNIALNLIAREVWVGDRLVELSTREFILAEVFLRHPMQVMSREQLLNRIWGYDYDPGSNIVDVYVGHLRKKLGSERIETIRGMGYRLRT, from the coding sequence ATGAATCGGATTCTTATCGCCGAAGACAATCTTCGCATCACAGCCTTTCTGGAAACTGGGTTAAAAGCACACGGGTTCATAACCACAGTCGTCATCAAGGCTAGCGATGCATTGAGTCTGGCGGATAGTAATAATTTTGACTTGTTGATTCTCGATCTGGGTTTGCCAGATAAAGATGGCTTGGATGTACTGCAAGAGTTGCGGGGAAGAGGAGAAACCTTCCCCATTATCGTCCTGACTGCCCGTGATGGTGTGGATGATACGGTCGCAGGACTAGAGGGAGGTGCTGATGATTACATTACCAAACCATTTCGGTTTGAAGAACTGCTAGCACGTATCCGAGTTCAATTACGCAACAGTCATGTACCTAGAGCGAAGGAAGAAACTATTTTGAGAGTTGGTAATATTGCTCTAAATTTGATCGCACGAGAAGTTTGGGTGGGAGATAGGTTGGTAGAACTTTCCACTCGTGAATTTATTTTGGCAGAAGTGTTTTTACGTCACCCGATGCAGGTTATGAGTCGAGAACAGTTACTTAACCGCATTTGGGGTTATGACTACGATCCAGGGTCAAATATTGTTGATGTTTATGTGGGTCACTTGCGGAAGAAATTGGGAAGCGAGCGGATTGAGACTATCAGGGGAATGGGTTATCGGTTGCGAACTTAA
- a CDS encoding sensor histidine kinase codes for MANKYQANSKSTGIVAKYPPPQGWRRTFHSVRARLLVWYFLLTACTAIFSIQTTRQIYCDDLKARSDASLAKEVARFKLLEKQYSAKRSENPVETAALFDKFLASYAPTRNEYIITLINDEIYKYSPILPSELLEQYPALIQRWTQLKEPKNGYIQTSTQRIRYVAYPVSVGEERAMFIAIHDASAAFQAGTNAISLVMQVTLIVLLIFFLLAWVTAGRVLYPLRLLTKTAQSITESDMTQRIPVKGADEIAELTKTFNEMLDRLQFAFDSQQKFLNDVSHELRTPITVIQGHLEMLPFCPEKQEVTIALVMDELDRMSRLVNDLLLLAKTERPDFLRLKPEELDWLTEEIYLKARSLANRDWRLESKGLSPIVVDRQRLTQAVMNLIQNAVRHTSNNDSITLGSSVKGDRVYIWVSDTGVGIAPEDQKRIFERFVRATKEDQCEGHGLGLAIVQAIAQAHGGWVELVSRLGHGSTFTLVIPLASDEEHRIYESDSYRRRQSSHHSLSGNWVKSTRVHNHSRHQG; via the coding sequence ATGGCGAATAAATATCAAGCGAACAGCAAATCTACAGGAATAGTAGCAAAGTATCCACCTCCACAAGGATGGCGCAGAACTTTCCATAGCGTCCGCGCCCGTCTGTTAGTTTGGTACTTTCTGCTAACAGCTTGTACGGCAATCTTTTCTATCCAAACAACTCGCCAGATATATTGTGATGATTTAAAAGCAAGATCTGACGCTTCTTTGGCTAAAGAAGTAGCGCGATTTAAGTTACTGGAAAAGCAGTATAGTGCAAAGCGATCGGAAAATCCAGTAGAGACTGCTGCATTGTTTGATAAATTTTTGGCTAGTTATGCTCCTACACGTAATGAGTATATTATTACTCTCATCAACGACGAAATTTACAAATACAGCCCGATTTTACCTTCTGAGCTTTTAGAGCAGTATCCAGCCCTGATACAGCGCTGGACTCAACTTAAGGAACCAAAAAACGGTTACATACAAACTTCTACACAAAGGATTCGTTATGTAGCATACCCAGTCAGTGTAGGCGAAGAAAGAGCCATGTTTATTGCAATTCATGATGCTTCAGCTGCCTTTCAAGCGGGAACGAATGCCATTTCCTTGGTCATGCAAGTCACACTGATTGTTCTGCTCATCTTTTTCTTACTAGCATGGGTTACGGCTGGTAGGGTACTTTATCCTCTACGTTTGCTAACGAAAACGGCTCAGTCTATTACTGAGTCAGATATGACACAGCGTATTCCTGTGAAGGGAGCGGATGAAATAGCGGAGTTGACGAAAACTTTTAATGAAATGCTGGATCGGCTACAGTTTGCCTTTGATAGCCAGCAAAAGTTTCTCAACGATGTTAGTCATGAACTGCGGACTCCCATTACGGTGATTCAGGGTCATCTGGAAATGTTACCGTTTTGCCCAGAAAAACAAGAGGTGACTATTGCCTTGGTGATGGATGAGTTAGACCGCATGAGTCGCCTGGTTAATGACTTACTACTGCTAGCAAAAACAGAACGTCCAGATTTTCTCAGGTTAAAGCCAGAAGAACTAGATTGGCTGACAGAGGAAATATATCTCAAAGCGCGATCGCTTGCCAATCGGGATTGGCGGTTGGAATCTAAAGGGTTGAGTCCGATCGTGGTTGACCGTCAGAGGTTAACTCAAGCGGTGATGAATTTAATTCAGAATGCAGTTCGCCACACGAGCAATAATGATAGCATTACACTTGGTTCCTCTGTAAAAGGGGATCGTGTTTATATTTGGGTAAGCGATACAGGAGTTGGAATTGCCCCAGAAGACCAAAAACGCATTTTTGAGCGTTTTGTAAGGGCGACGAAAGAAGACCAGTGTGAAGGGCATGGGTTGGGATTGGCGATTGTGCAAGCGATCGCTCAAGCTCATGGTGGATGGGTCGAACTTGTTAGTCGTCTGGGTCATGGGTCTACCTTCACTCTTGTGATTCCCCTTGCGTCTGACGAAGAGCACCGAATTTATGAATCGGATTCTTATCGCCGAAGACAATCTTCGCATCACAGCCTTTCTGGAAACTGGGTTAAAAGCACACGGGTTCATAACCACAGTCGTCATCAAGGCTAG
- a CDS encoding Uma2 family endonuclease translates to MFALISPEKIQLPPGSVVRLLATWQEYQSLCDQRGDGSLPRLKYRNGEVLLMSPLPVHGRDANLIADIVKALLDRDGREYDAFTPVTMALPQESGIEPDYCFYIDNWQAISGKKRIDWRQDPPPDLVIEIDVTSYSDVGDYLPYRVPEVWLLKNQQPLIYQLQETDYQLQTQSRYFPDFDLLSAIARCVQVAYDRNTSAAIRDLKQRLSNPIFP, encoded by the coding sequence ATGTTTGCCCTTATCTCACCCGAAAAAATCCAATTACCACCGGGGTCGGTAGTGCGCTTACTTGCCACCTGGCAAGAATATCAGAGTTTGTGTGACCAGAGGGGGGATGGATCGCTTCCACGCCTCAAGTATCGCAATGGAGAAGTCTTGCTGATGTCGCCCTTACCAGTGCATGGACGCGATGCCAATTTAATCGCCGATATTGTGAAAGCACTATTGGATCGCGATGGGCGGGAGTATGATGCGTTTACACCTGTGACCATGGCTTTGCCCCAAGAGAGTGGGATTGAGCCAGATTATTGTTTCTACATCGACAACTGGCAAGCGATCTCTGGGAAAAAACGTATCGACTGGCGACAAGATCCCCCTCCAGATTTAGTCATCGAAATTGATGTCACCAGTTATTCCGATGTGGGCGATTATCTACCCTATCGAGTTCCTGAAGTTTGGCTCCTCAAAAATCAACAGCCATTGATTTACCAGTTGCAAGAAACCGATTACCAACTCCAAACTCAGAGCCGCTATTTTCCAGACTTTGATTTGCTAAGCGCAATCGCCCGATGCGTTCAAGTTGCCTACGATCGCAACACCAGCGCCGCCATCCGCGATCTTAAACAACGCTTAAGCAACCCAATATTTCCTTAA
- a CDS encoding peptidoglycan-binding protein: MEYLIYSLMDSAYAEATVEDEFSLPEFKLTLDWKKLFKSTWLTYATATALFAILAQSQVVSAAYSGPGRYYVSTNGSCLNIRTGPSTYYSRVACYRNGSRLPNVRGYTRGFARLSTGYYASTRWINRRPGSGHTPGLGVGGRVLSLGSQGSAVRRVQRILGITPTGYYGTATARAVRNFQQNNSIYPVDGRVGPETRRALNQYANTGYTPNYDDDYLYRNRDRYDTTYLYSSPDRYYDDSLYRNRDRYDTDYLYSSPDRYYDDDYLYRNRDRNNDYYSYNSDYSTGGRDVLSRGSRGSAVREIQRYLGVRVTGNYNRATERAVRNFQAKNGLPVTGVVDSNTRMFLGL, translated from the coding sequence GTGGAATATCTTATTTATTCTCTGATGGACAGTGCTTACGCGGAAGCAACTGTAGAAGATGAATTTAGTTTGCCAGAGTTTAAATTAACGTTAGATTGGAAAAAACTTTTTAAATCGACTTGGCTTACGTATGCTACGGCTACAGCCTTGTTTGCAATTTTAGCCCAATCTCAAGTCGTGTCAGCCGCTTACTCCGGTCCTGGTAGATATTATGTCAGCACAAATGGTAGTTGTCTCAATATTCGTACAGGTCCATCGACTTATTACTCTAGAGTAGCTTGCTACCGCAATGGCTCTCGACTTCCAAATGTTAGAGGATATACAAGAGGATTCGCTCGCTTGTCTACTGGCTATTATGCTTCTACAAGATGGATTAACCGGAGACCTGGTAGTGGACATACTCCCGGTCTTGGTGTTGGTGGTCGTGTCTTGAGTTTGGGTTCTCAAGGATCTGCTGTTAGAAGAGTTCAAAGAATTTTGGGAATAACACCTACCGGATACTACGGTACTGCAACTGCAAGAGCAGTCCGAAACTTCCAGCAAAACAACAGCATATACCCAGTAGATGGAAGAGTTGGACCGGAAACCAGAAGAGCATTAAATCAATATGCAAACACGGGTTACACGCCTAACTACGATGATGACTACCTCTACCGTAATCGCGATCGCTACGATACTACTTACCTGTACTCTAGCCCCGATCGCTACTATGATGACTCCCTCTATCGTAACCGCGATCGCTACGATACTGATTACCTCTACTCTAGCCCCGATCGCTACTATGATGATGACTATCTCTATCGTAATCGCGATCGCAATAACGACTATTACAGTTACAACAGCGATTACAGCACGGGTGGTCGAGATGTCCTTTCAAGAGGTTCTCGAGGTAGTGCTGTTAGAGAAATTCAGAGATATCTGGGTGTGCGAGTGACGGGTAATTACAATCGTGCAACAGAAAGAGCAGTCAGAAACTTTCAAGCCAAAAATGGCTTACCTGTAACTGGAGTTGTTGATTCAAATACCCGAATGTTTTTAGGGTTATAA